The following proteins are encoded in a genomic region of Thermococcus sp.:
- a CDS encoding IGHMBP2 family helicase, producing the protein MGENEVLTKFINHLKELVELERKAEIEAMRQEMRRLSGREREKVGRAILSLNGKIVGEELGYFLVRYGREGEIKTEISVGDLVVISRHDPLKSDLVGTVVEKGKRFITVALETVPEWALKGVRVDLYANDITFKRWLENLSNLRESGRKALEFYLGLREPEEGQPLNFKPFDTGLNASQRGAISRALGSQDFFLIHGPFGTGKTRTLAELIMQEVERGHKVLATAESNVAVDNLVERLSNSGLKVVRIGHPSRVSKKLHETTLAYLITQHELYGELRELRVIGQNLKEKRDTFIKPAPKYRRGLTDFEILALSRRRRGTRGVPAKLIREMGNWIKLNRLVQKAFDDAKKLEERIAREIVTSADVVLTTNSSAGLEVVDYTSYDVAVIDEATQATIPSVLISINRAKRFILAGDHKQLPPTILSEKAKELSKTLFEGLIGRYPGKSVMLTVQYRMNGRLMEFPSREFYGGEVEADEGVRSITLVDLGVNAPRSGTHWESILNPENVLVFVSISKRADRFERQRRGSKSRENPLEARLVSEAVGKLLEIGVKPEWVGVITPYDDQRDLISSLLPEEVEVKTVDGYQGREKEVIVLSFVRSNEKGELGFLKDLRRLNVSLTRAKRKLILIGDSSTLSAHPTYKRLVEFVQEKETFLEMEDEAE; encoded by the coding sequence ATGGGTGAGAATGAAGTCCTTACAAAGTTCATCAATCATTTAAAAGAACTCGTTGAACTCGAGCGTAAGGCGGAGATAGAGGCCATGCGCCAGGAGATGCGGCGCCTTTCTGGAAGGGAGAGGGAAAAGGTGGGGAGGGCCATTCTCAGTCTCAACGGCAAAATCGTTGGCGAGGAGCTTGGCTACTTCCTGGTCAGATACGGGCGCGAGGGGGAAATAAAGACCGAGATAAGCGTTGGCGACCTGGTCGTAATAAGCAGGCACGATCCTTTGAAGAGCGATCTGGTTGGAACGGTCGTTGAGAAGGGGAAGCGCTTCATCACTGTTGCCCTTGAGACCGTCCCCGAGTGGGCGCTCAAGGGAGTTAGGGTTGATCTCTACGCCAACGACATAACCTTCAAGCGGTGGCTCGAGAACCTGAGCAACCTGCGCGAGAGTGGGAGGAAGGCCCTGGAGTTCTACCTCGGTCTCCGCGAGCCTGAGGAAGGCCAGCCCCTCAATTTCAAACCCTTTGATACAGGTCTCAACGCGAGCCAGAGAGGGGCTATATCTAGGGCCCTGGGCAGTCAGGACTTCTTTCTGATTCACGGTCCCTTTGGAACCGGCAAGACGAGAACCCTGGCAGAGCTGATAATGCAGGAAGTCGAGAGGGGCCATAAGGTTCTGGCTACTGCCGAAAGCAACGTTGCCGTTGACAACCTCGTGGAGAGGCTTTCAAACTCCGGCCTAAAGGTTGTGAGAATTGGGCATCCAAGCAGGGTATCAAAAAAGCTCCACGAGACGACTCTAGCGTACCTCATAACGCAGCACGAACTCTACGGTGAGCTGAGGGAGCTTCGTGTCATCGGCCAGAACCTCAAGGAGAAGAGGGACACATTCATTAAACCGGCACCAAAGTACAGGCGGGGTTTAACGGACTTTGAAATACTGGCTCTCTCGAGGAGAAGGAGGGGGACGAGGGGTGTCCCTGCGAAGCTCATCCGCGAGATGGGTAACTGGATAAAGCTCAACAGACTCGTTCAGAAGGCCTTCGACGATGCTAAGAAGCTTGAAGAGAGGATAGCACGTGAGATAGTAACCAGTGCCGACGTCGTGCTGACCACGAATTCATCAGCCGGGCTTGAGGTTGTTGATTACACCTCCTACGATGTTGCTGTAATAGACGAGGCGACGCAGGCGACGATACCTAGTGTTCTCATATCCATCAACCGCGCTAAACGGTTTATCCTAGCCGGCGACCACAAACAGCTCCCTCCGACGATACTTAGTGAGAAAGCAAAAGAATTGAGTAAGACACTCTTCGAGGGGCTTATCGGGCGTTATCCAGGCAAGAGTGTCATGCTCACCGTTCAATACAGAATGAACGGGCGCCTCATGGAGTTTCCGAGCAGGGAGTTCTACGGGGGGGAAGTTGAGGCGGATGAGGGTGTGAGGAGCATTACCCTTGTGGATTTGGGTGTTAACGCCCCACGCTCTGGAACCCACTGGGAGAGTATTCTAAATCCAGAGAACGTGCTGGTTTTCGTAAGCATCTCAAAGAGAGCCGATCGCTTCGAGAGGCAGAGACGCGGGAGCAAGAGCCGTGAAAATCCCCTTGAGGCGAGGCTGGTTAGTGAAGCCGTTGGGAAGCTCTTGGAGATAGGTGTTAAGCCGGAATGGGTTGGTGTTATTACCCCATACGATGACCAGCGCGACCTGATAAGCTCGCTCCTGCCAGAGGAGGTTGAGGTGAAGACGGTTGACGGCTACCAGGGCAGGGAGAAAGAGGTGATTGTTCTATCCTTTGTCCGCTCGAACGAAAAAGGTGAGCTGGGTTTCCTGAAGGATTTGAGACGCCTGAACGTTTCCCTAACGAGGGCGAAGAGGAAGCTTATCCTAATTGGTGACTCCTCAACGCTGAGCGCCCACCCGACTTATAAACGGCTTGTAGAGTTCGTGCAGGAGAAGGAGACTTTCTTAGAGATGGAAGATGAGGCGGAGTGA